TATGCTGAAAGGGAGGCTTTCAAATTCTTTGATAAGGGTTTACCCGTCGTCGTTGTCAATCCATCTGTGGTCATAGGCCCAGGGGATGTCTATCTTTCCAGTGCAGGCTGCGTTCTGTGGTTTTGCAAAAAGAAATTCCCCGGCTACATGGACGGCACTCTAAACCTCGTCGACGTAGAGGATGTCGCCGAGGGACATATCCTGGCGGCAGAGAAAGGAAAAGTGGGCGAGCGCTATATCCTGGCTAATAAGAACTTAACAGTAAAAGAGTTTTTTGATTTGATGGAAAAGGTAACTGGAATATCCGGTCCTAAGATGAAGATACCTTATATTGTGGCTTATGCCTCCGCATTTTTAGTGGAAAGGGTATTGGGTTTATCCTTTCCCAACTTTTCCACGATGGATGTAGATTCGGTCAAGTTATCCCGGTTCAATTGGTTTGTAGACAGCTCCAAAGCGGTAAGAGAGCTTGGTTTTCCCCAAACTCCTATAGAGGAGACTATAGAAAAAACGGTAAAGTGGTTCAGAGACAACGGCTATCTGAACTAGTCCATATAGCCAACGTAAATCCCCGCCCTGTTTGCAACGTCTTTCCCGTTGATATAAAATCTTCCCATGCCCGGAAATTCCTTTGGCCGACTCTTTCGAATTACCACCTGGGGCGAGTCCCATGGTACGGCTTTAGGTGTGGTGATAGACGGCTGCCCGGCCGGACTAGAGATTTCGGAAGAGGATATTCAGCATGAGCTTGACCGTCGCCGCCCTGGCCAGAGCGCCATAACCACCCAGAGAAAGGAATCGGACAGAATAGAAATCCTATCCGGCGTGTTCCAGGGAAAAACGCTCGGTACCCCGATCTCGCTGATGGTTAAAAACGAGGACGTCATCTCAAAGTCCTATGAAGATATAAAAGACATTTATCGTCCTGGTCATGCCGACTACACCTATGACCTAAAATACGGGATAAGGGATTATCGAGGCGGCGGGAGGTCCTCTGCTAGAGAGACGGTGGGCCGGGTGGCCGCCGCCGCAATTGCAAAAAAATTTCTTTCACTGCACGGGATAAAAACCCTGGGCTACGTAAAGCAGGTCGGAGACTTGGTGGCCGAAGAAATAGATCTCGATGAAATAGAAAATAATCCGGTAAGATGCCCCGACCGGAAGAAAGCAGGGGAGATGATAGAGCTCATCGATAAAGTAAGACGGGAAGGTGACTCCATCGGAGGTGTAGTCGAAGTCGTTTCGATGGGCGTTCCTCCCGGACTGGGTGAGCCCGTTTTCCACAAAATTGACGCCGACCTGGCCGCCGCTCTCATGAGTATCGGAGGGATAAGGGGTTTTGAGGTAGGAATGGGATTCGGAGTGGGGAGGCGAAGAGGTTCTGAAGTAAACGACGTAATGTATATGGACGATTCTGGAAAGCTACGGTTTAAGACGAATAATGCCGGCGGTATTCTCGGCGGGATCACAAACGGCGACAATCTAGTAATAAGAATTGCCATAAAACCTACTTCCTCAATACCCAAGGTGCAAAACACCGTCGACAAATTCGGAGCCCAGAAAGATCTGGTAGTAAAGGGAAGGCATGACCCTTGTCTCTGTCCCAGAGCCGTCCCTATCGCCGAAGCAATGGTAAACCTGGTTCTAGCAGACCATCTACTTTTAGCAAAAGCTTCAAAGATCTAAGCCTGACCTATTATTTTCATGTTGCTAAGTTACATATATATAAGCACCCAAATCTAAAAGATGCAGGATGCACGACACATGATGCAGGATCAATGAATTTCTAGAAAATGTATCGTACTGGCAAAATTTGCGGTCTTATCCCATGTCCACTAGTGGCCAAAAAGAAGATGAAAAATAGTAGAGACACCAAATGTTGCGTCTCTACTTAAAGGGGGTAATCATGAGACTAAAAGGTAAAAGAGCAGCCGTCCTGGCAGAAAACCTTTATGAGGAATTAGAGCTCTGGTATCCATACCACCGCCTGAGGGAGGAAGGAGCCGAGGTATTGATTGTGGGAACCGGAAGCTCAGATACTTATAACGGCAAACACGGTTATCCGGTTAGAGTCAACACGACTGCTGACAAAATTAAGGCTGAAGATTTTGATTGCGTCGTAGTCCCGGGCGGCTATGCCCCCGATTACATGCGTCGTTACCCGGCATTGCTTAAGCTGGTAAGGGATGCCTTCGACCAGGGAAAAGTGGTCGGAGCAATTTGCCATGCCGGATGGGTCTTGGTCTCATCGGGGATTCTCAAGGGAAGAAAGGTAACATGCTATAGCGCGATTAAGGATGACATCGTCAACGCCGGTGCCGAGTATATAAATGCGGAGGTGGTGATAGACGGTAATTTGGTAACATCTCGTAAGCCGGATGACCTTCCCGCTTTTATGCGCGAGATCATTAAAGCACTTGAGGAAAGATAAAAACCCTTAAGATTGATTTCAGTTTTTACAGGCCTTGCCCTTTAGGGTCGTGTTAGCCACGCACTCACTGGCATAGATATAAACACTTGCCGCAAGGTTTTGCGCCTCGAGCAGGTTTTTCCACATCTCTTTGTATAGGTCCATTAAATAATCCGGTTGCTGTCCCGTGCTTTTCCATGCATCTATTGCCTTTGAACAATCCTCATACGTCTTTTTGTATTCGTCGAGCTTCTGGCTGGCCAATTCCAAGTGCTTGGCTCTAGGAGAATTTTCCGGTGTGGACTGAAGAGCGGTGGATACCTGAGGGGCCAGGTCGCTGTATAACGTATTGCTCATCCGCATTCCCGCTTCAAAGTTGGTCGCTTGTCGGGCACAGGAGATAGAGAATCCTACAAATAGTGCCATGCTCAGTAATATAAGGTTCCTCATCTGATTACCTCCATACTCCAAACTGGGTATTTCAACTACGGCAAGCTATTCTGCAAAATATATACCATCAGTTCAAAAAGAGCAATTAGCACCTAACTTTCTGTTCTTCTTGCAATTTTTCTCCGAGCTAAACATGTC
This genomic window from Thermodesulfobacteriota bacterium contains:
- a CDS encoding SDR family NAD(P)-dependent oxidoreductase — its product is MATLVTGATGFIGSHIARKLAQRGEKVKILLRKSSKTLNIDDIDAERVYGDIMDVESVKKALQGCDTLYHTAGFVSFRKADYKKMEEINVKGTANVLSAALEAGVRKAVYTSSVAAIGVDPGGGIANENTVFTLESKGIQYLNSKYYAEREAFKFFDKGLPVVVVNPSVVIGPGDVYLSSAGCVLWFCKKKFPGYMDGTLNLVDVEDVAEGHILAAEKGKVGERYILANKNLTVKEFFDLMEKVTGISGPKMKIPYIVAYASAFLVERVLGLSFPNFSTMDVDSVKLSRFNWFVDSSKAVRELGFPQTPIEETIEKTVKWFRDNGYLN
- the aroC gene encoding chorismate synthase, with protein sequence MPGNSFGRLFRITTWGESHGTALGVVIDGCPAGLEISEEDIQHELDRRRPGQSAITTQRKESDRIEILSGVFQGKTLGTPISLMVKNEDVISKSYEDIKDIYRPGHADYTYDLKYGIRDYRGGGRSSARETVGRVAAAAIAKKFLSLHGIKTLGYVKQVGDLVAEEIDLDEIENNPVRCPDRKKAGEMIELIDKVRREGDSIGGVVEVVSMGVPPGLGEPVFHKIDADLAAALMSIGGIRGFEVGMGFGVGRRRGSEVNDVMYMDDSGKLRFKTNNAGGILGGITNGDNLVIRIAIKPTSSIPKVQNTVDKFGAQKDLVVKGRHDPCLCPRAVPIAEAMVNLVLADHLLLAKASKI
- a CDS encoding type 1 glutamine amidotransferase domain-containing protein → MRLKGKRAAVLAENLYEELELWYPYHRLREEGAEVLIVGTGSSDTYNGKHGYPVRVNTTADKIKAEDFDCVVVPGGYAPDYMRRYPALLKLVRDAFDQGKVVGAICHAGWVLVSSGILKGRKVTCYSAIKDDIVNAGAEYINAEVVIDGNLVTSRKPDDLPAFMREIIKALEER